One part of the Oncorhynchus clarkii lewisi isolate Uvic-CL-2024 chromosome 7, UVic_Ocla_1.0, whole genome shotgun sequence genome encodes these proteins:
- the LOC139413766 gene encoding ataxin-7-like protein 2a has protein sequence MMAVRERAVKVMAALERRVPSLDDFVGESWSAWAERASVTASEGSDGDDCSKNGKKTAEAMSLRKEDMSIFGHYPGQDDFYLVVCSHCGQVVKPQAFEKHCERRHGPLSKLYAPLRSTPPAPQQRPRHSHSPSSAHATSSWEGRRKGTGAPRAAPPSPSTPPQFRHTKPPKEGVRHSHLDKSPHSGHSESAVFKQPPPLEPPLSSPPPSLRDPPWPHGGTPPTGRPSTSERTHTQRKEAITVPTLPGHLRGPRPYNKVASRRECDLDKHCGVLDSERKKVCTRLLTCNIHSIHQRRKVSGRSKNFDQLVTELKTSVRIRDRGAQTQEGSGSCQSPSPEAQRDPLAPPHCRRPLTNNPAFSRSRASSESAPEEEKPCQEEGSTQAPSPLTHGRISSDESEGEGPEEPIEYPSSSWHPKPAAGCSFGSYVMGHGVYTFDRRLHHLRSALNAMVEQHISAHLWKKIPQASDLQSQSPSVKSISSSSPSSSFSSSLHSKVRTGSHRTTPSLRPSSHGPGRETRLQIASHSTAINQSENSSGSGSHIVAPAPPPVRQAGPGRPPGPGRPKNPVGRPSKQQLRLRDEAAAAAALRKREAPSQEGEHSGPDRNSIILQDRRRPPTSSSKTTPPTPHSQTNGTLSPSSKPRPQPSPSEPHSPASAWLFKRTHPPSGHTSSPPDPHFRRGDSGLHGRGATGYDHRGLGKKRKGGSSEPSPPSKPHRLPSSPHSNFYPWKDSKGGTLPGGVEKKMGTQKPKLHH, from the exons ACATGTCCATCTTCGGCCACTACCCGGGCCAAGATGACTTCTACTTGGTGGTGTGTAGCCACTGTGGCCAGGTGGTCAAGCCCCAGGCCTTTGAGAAGCATTGTGAGAGGAGACACGGCCCTCTGAGCAAACTGTACGCCCCCCTCCGCTCCACCCCTCCAGCACCCCAGCAGCGCCCCCGCCATAGCCACTCCCCATCCTCTGCCCACGCAACCTCATCctgggaagggaggaggaaagggacTGGGGCACCAAGAGCAGcccccccatccccatccacaccCCCACAGTTCAGACACACCAAGCCCCCCAAGGAAGGAGTACG CCACTCCCACCTGGATAAGAGCCCCCACAGCGGCCATTCTGAATCAGCTGTGTTCAAGCAGCCTCCACCCCTGGAGCCTCCCCTGAGCTCCCCACCTCCCTCACTCAGAGACCCACCCTGGCCCCATGGAGGCACCCCGCCCA CCGGCCGGCCCTCCACCAGTGAGAGGACACACACTCAGAGGAAGGAGGCCATAACGGTCCCTACCCTCCCTGGCCATCTCCGTGGACCAAGACCTTACAACAAAGTGGCCTCCA GGAGAGAGTGTGATCTTGACAAGCACTGCGGAGTACTGGACTCCGAGAGGAAGAAAGTCTGCACTCGTCTCCTGACCTGCAAT ATTCACTCTATTCACCAGCGGAGGAAGGTTTCTGGTCGGAGTAAAAACTTTGACCAGCTGGTGACCGAGCTGAAGACGAGTGTCCGGATCCGTGATCGGGGCGCTCAGACCCAGGAGGGGAGTGGCTCATGCCAGTCCCCCAGCCCAGAGGCCCAGAGGGACCCCCTAGCACCCCCACACTGCAGGAGGCCCCTCACCAACAACCCTGCCTTCAG tcggtccagggcttCTTCGGAGAGTGCTCCAGAGGAGGAAAAACCTTGTCAAGAGGAGGGTAGCACCCAAGCCCCATCACCCCTCACCCATGGGCGCATTTCCAGCgacgagagcgagggagaggggccTGAGGAACCAATCGAATACCCCTCGTCCTCTTGGCACCCTAAACCAGCCGCG GGGTGTTCGTTTGGCAGTTATGTAATGGGTCATGGTGTGTACACCTTTGACCGGCGGCTCCATCACCTTCGGTCGGCGCTCAATGCCATGGTGGAGCAGCATATCAGCGCACACCTCTGGAA GAAAATACCTCAAGCATCAGACCTCCAGTCCCAAAGTCCCTCTGTGAAGagcatctcctcttcctctccctcctcatccttctcttcctctctacattCTAAAGTCAGGACAGGAAGCCACAGAACCACCCCATCCCTCAGGCCTTCCTCCCATGGACCAGGGAGGGAGACACGCCTACAAATCGCCTCCCACTCCACAGCCATTAACCAATCAGAGAATTCCAGTGGCAGTGGCAGCCATATTGTAGCCCCTGCGCCCCCTCCTGTCCGCCAGGCAGGTCCAGGGCGACCGCCAGGTCCCGGAAGGCCCAAGAACCCAGTGGGGCGACCCAGCAAGCAGCAACTGAGACTCAGAGATGAGGCGGCGGCAGCAGCAGCACTCCGTAAACGTGAAGCCCCATCACAGGAGGGTGAGCACTCCGGCCCAGACAGGAACTCTATCATCCTACAGGACCGGAGACGGCCCCCAACCAGTTCCTCTAAGACCACCCCGCCCACCCCTCACAGCCAGACCAATGGCACCCTCTCCCCCAGCAGCAAACCCCGCCCCCAGCCATCCCCCTCGGAGCCCCATTCACCAGCATCTGCCTGGTTGTTTAAACGGACACACCCACCCTCTGGACACACTTCCTCCCCACCCGATCCTCACTTCCGCAGGGGGGACTCAGGACTGCACGGGAGGGGGGCGACGGGGTACGACCACAGGGGTCTGGGGAAGAAACGCAAGGGGGGCAGCAGTgaaccctctcccccctccaaaCCGCACCGCCTgccctcctcccctcactccaATTTCTACCCCTGGAAGGACAGTAAGGGGGGAACACTGCCTGGTGGGGTGGAGAAGAAAATGGGCACACAGAAG CCAAAACTGCACCATTAA